Proteins encoded together in one Pseudorca crassidens isolate mPseCra1 chromosome 17, mPseCra1.hap1, whole genome shotgun sequence window:
- the CPSF1 gene encoding cleavage and polyadenylation specificity factor subunit 1 isoform X2, with protein MYAVYKQAHPPTGLEFSMYCNFFNNSERNLVVAGTSQLYVYRLNRDAEVPTKNDRSAEGKAHREHREKLELVASFSFFGNVMSMASVQLAGAKRDALLLSFKDAKLSVVEYDPGTHDLKTLSLHYFEEPELRDGFVQNVHTPRVRVDPDGRCAAMLIYGTRLVVLPFRRESLAEEHEGLVGEGQRSSFLPSYIIDVRALDEKLLNIVDLQFLHGYYEPTLLILFEPNQTWPGRVAVRQDTCSIVAISLNITQKVHPVIWSLTSLPFDCTQALAVPKPIGGVVVFAVNSLLYLNQSVPPYGVALNSLTTGTTAFPLRTQEGVRITLDCAQAAFISYDKMVISLKGGEIYVLTLITDGMRSVRAFHFDKAAASVLTTSMVTMEPGYLFLGSRLGNSLLLKYTEKLQEPPAGTAREVADKEEPPSKKKRVDATAGWSGGKSVPQDEVDEIEVYGSEAQSGTQLATYSFEVCDSILNIGPCANAAMGEPAFLSEEFQNSPEPDLEIVVCSGYGKNGALSVLQKSIRPQVVTTFELPGCYDMWTVIAPVRKEQEESTKGEGAEQEPSAPEADDDGRRHGFLILSREDSTMILQTGQEIMELDTSGFATQGPTVFAGNIGDNRYIVQVSPLGIRLLEGVNQLHFIPVDLGSPIVQCAVADPYVVIMSAEGHVTMFLLKSDSYGGRHHRLALHKPPLHHSKVITLCVYRDVSGLFTTESRLGGARDELGGRSGSEAECQGSETSPTVDDEEEMLYGDSGSLFSPSKEEARRSSQPPADRDPTPFRAEPTHWCLLVRENGTMEIYQLPDWRLVFLVKNFPVGQRVLVDSSFGQPTTQGEARKEEATRQGELPLVKEVLLVALGSRQRRPYLLVHVDQELLVYEAFPHDSQLGQGNLKVRFKKVPHSINFREKKPKPSKKKAEGGSAEEGAGARGRVARFRYFEDIYGYSGVFICGPSPHWLLVTGRGALRLHPMGIDGPIDSFAPFHNVNCPRGFLYFNRQGELRISVLPAYLSYDAPWPVRKIPLRCTAHYVAYHVESKVYAVATSTNTPCTRIPRMTGEEKEFETIERDDRYIHPQQEAFSIQLISPVSWEAIPNARIELEEWEHVTCMKTVSLRSEETVSGLKGYVAAGTCLMQGEEVTCRGRILIMDVIEVVPEPGQPLTKNKFKVLYEKEQKGPVTALCHCNGHLVSAIGQKIFLWSLRASELTGMAFIDTQLYIHQMISVKNFILAADVMKSISLLRYQEESKTLSLVSRDAKPLEVYSVDFMVDSAQLGFLVSDRDRNLMVYMYLPEAKESFGGMRLLRRADFHVGAHVNTFWRTPCRGAAEGPSKKSVVWENKHITWFATLDGGIGLLLPMQEKTYRRLLMLQNALTTMLPHHAGLNPRAFRMLHVDRRVLQNAVRNVLDGELLNRYLYLSTMERGELAKKIGTTPDIILDDLLETDRVTAHF; from the exons GTGCCGACCAAGAATGACAGGAGCGCAG AGGGGAAGGCCCACCGGGAGCACCGGGAAAAGCTGGAGCTGGtggcttccttctctttcttcggCAACGTCATGTCCATGGCCAGTGTGCAGCTGGCGGGCGCCAAGAGGGATGCCCTGCTCCTGAGCTTCAAGGATGCCAAG CTGTCGGTAGTGGAGTACGACCCGGGCACCCACGATCTCAAGACCCTGTCTCTGCACTACTTTGAGGAGCCTGAGCTGCGG GACGGCTTTGTGCAGAACGTGCACACGCCGCGGGTGCGCGTGGACCCCGACGGGCGCTGCGCGGCCATGCTCATCTACGGCACGCGGCTGGTGGTCCTTCCCTTCCGCAGGGAGAGCCTGGCTGAGGAGCACGAGGGGCTCGTGGGTGAGGG GCAGAGGTCCAGCTTCCTGCCCAGCTACATCATTGACGTGAGGGCCCTGGACGAGAAGCTTCTCAACATTGTTGACCTGCAGTTCCTGCACGGCTACTACGAGCCCACCCTGCTCATCCTGTTTGAGCCCAACCAGACCTGGCCTGG GCGGGTGGCTGTGCGGCAGGACACGTGCTCCATCGTGGCCATTTCGCTGAACATCACGCAGAAGGTCCACCCTGTCATCTGGTCCCTCACCAGCCTGCCTTTTGACTGCACCCAGGCCCTTGCCGTGCCCAAGCCCATAG GCGGGGTGGTGGTCTTTGCTGTCAACTCGCTGCTGTACCTGAACCAGAGCGTCCCCCCCTACGGCGTGGCCCTCAACAGCCTCACCACCGGCACCACTGCCTTCCCCCTGC GCACCCAGGAGGGCGTGCGGATCACCCTGGACTGTGCCCAGGCAGCCTTCATCTCCTACGACAAGATGGTCATCTCCCTCAAGGGCGGCGAGAT CTACGTGCTGACGCTTATCACGGACGGCATGCGCAGCGTCCGCGCCTTCCACTTCGACAAGGCCGCCGCCAGCGTCCTCACCACTAGT ATGGTCACCATGGAGCCCGGATACCTGTTCCTTGGCTCTCGCCTGGGCAACTCCCTGCTCCTCAAGTACACGGAAAAGCTGCAGGAGCCCCCGGCCGGCACCGCCCGGGAGGTTGCCGACAAG GAGGAGCCGCCCTCCAAGAAGAAGCGCGTGGACGCCACAGCGGGCTGGTCAG GGGGCAAGTCAGTGCCGCAGGACGAGGTGGACGAGATTGAGGTGTACGGCAGCGAGGCCCAGTCAGGCACACAGCTGGCCACTTACTCCTTTGAG GTGTGTGACAGCATCCTCAACATCGGACCCTGTGCCAACGCCGCCATGGGCGAGCCCGCCTTCCTTTCTGAAGAG TTTCAGAACAGTCCCGAGCCAGACCTGGAGATCGTGGTGTGCTCCGGCTACGGGAAGAACGGGGCCCTGTCGGTGCTGCAg AAGAGCATCCGGCCCCAGGTGGTGACAACCTTTGAGCTTCCTGGCTGCTATGACATGTGGACAGTCATCGCCCCTGTGCGGAAGGAGCAG GAGGAGAgcaccaagggggagggggcggagcaggAGCCCAGCGCCCCCGAAGCAGATGACGATGGGCGGAGACACGGGTTCCTTATCCTGAGCCGGGAAGACTCCACCATG ATCCTACAGACGGGGCAGGAGATCATGGAGCTGGACACCAGCGGCTTTGCCACGCAGGGCCCCACAGTCTTTGCTGGCAATATCGGGGACAATCGCTACATCGTGCAAGTGTCGCCACTCGGCATCCGCCTGTTGGAAGGAG TGAACCAGCTGCACTTCATCCCCGTGGACCTGGGCTCCCCCATCGTGCAGTGCGCCGTGGCCGACCCCTACGTGGTCATCATGAGTGCCGAGGGCCACGTCACCATGTTCCTGCTCAAGAGTGACTCGTACGGGGGCCGCCACCACCGCCTGGCGCTGCACAAGCCCCCGCTGCACCAC TCCAAGGTGATTACGCTCTGCGTGTACCGGGACGTCAGCGGCCTGTTCACCACCGAGAGCCGCCTGGGTGGGGCCCGCGACGAGCTGGGCGGCCGCAGCGGCTCAGAGGCCGAGTGCCAGGGCTCAGAGACCAG ccccacggTGGATGACGAGGAGGAGATGCTTTACGGAGACTCGGGCTCCCTCTTCAGCCCCAGCAAGGAGGAGGCCCGCAGGAGCAGCCAGCCCCCCGCTGACCGGGACCCCACCCCCTTCCGGGCTGAGCCCACCCACTGGTGCCTGCTGGTGCGGGAGAACGGAACTATGGAG ATCTACCAGCTCCCCGACTGGCGGCTGGTGTTCCTGGTGAAGAACTTCCCTGTGGGGCAGCGGGTCCTGGTGGACAGCTCCTTTGGTCAGCCCACCACCCAGGGCGAGGCCCGGAAGGAGGAGGCCACGCGCCAGGGCGAGCTGCCCCTCGTCAAGGAGGTGCTGCTGGTGGCGCTGGGGAGCCGCCAGCGCAGGCCCTACTTGCTG GTGCACGTGGACCAGGAGCTGCTCGTGTACGAGGCCTTCCCCCACGACTCACAGCTCGGCCAGGGGAACCTCAAAGTTCGCTTCAAGAAG GTCCCGCACAGCATCAACTTCCGAGAGAAGAAGCCAAAGCCGTCCAAGAAGAAGGCCGAAGGCGGCAGCGCTGAGGAGGGTGCCGGGGCCCGAGGCCGTGTGGCGCGGTTCCGCTACTTTGAGGACATTTACGGCTACTCGGGG GTGTTCATCTGCGGCCCCTCGCCCCACTGGCTCCTGGTGACTGGCCGGGGGGCCCTGCGGCTGCACCCCATGGGCATCGATGGCCCCATCGACTCCTTCGCCCCATTCCACAACGTCAACTGCCCCCGCGGCTTCCTGTACTTCAACAGACAG ggCGAGCTGAGGATCAGTGTCTTGCCTGCCTACCTGTCCTACGATGCCCCGTGGCCTGTCAGGAAGATCCCGCTGCGCTGCACGGCCCACTATGTGGCTTACCATGTGGAGTCCAAG gTGTATGCCGTTGCCACCAGCACCAACACGCCGTGCACCCGCATCCCGCGCATGACGGGCGAGGAGAAGGAGTTTGAGACCATTGAGAGAG ATGACCGTTACATCCACCCTCAGCAGGAGGCCTTCTCCATCCAGCTCATCTCCCCGGTCAGCTGGGAGGCCATCCCCAACGCCAG GATCGAGCTAGAGGAGTGGGAGCACGTGACCTGCATGAAGACGGTGTCGCTGCGCAGTGAGGAAACCGTGTCGGGCCTCAAGGGCTACGTAGCCGCTGGGACCTGCCTCATGCAAGGGGAGGAGGTCACGTGCCGAGGGCGG ATCCTGATCATGGACGTGATCGAGGTGGTGCCCGAGCCCGGCCAGCCCCTGACCAAGAACAAGTTCAAGGTCTTGTACGAGAAGGAGCAGAAGGGGCCCGTGACTGCCCTGTGCCACTGCAACGGCCACCTGGTGTCGGCCATCGGCCAGAAG atcTTCCTGTGGAGCCTGCGGGCCAGCGAGCTGACAGGCATGGCCTTCATCGACACACAGCTCTACATCCACCAGATGATCAGCGTCAAGAACTTCATCCTGGCCGCGGACGTCATGAAGAGCATCTCGCTGCTGCGCTACCAGGAGGAGAGCAAGACGCTGAGCCTCGTGTCCCGG GACGCCAAACCCCTGGAAGTGTACAGCGTGGACTTCATGGTGGACAGTGCACAGCTGGGCTTCCTGG TGTCCGACCGTGACCGCAACCTCATGGTCTACATGTACCTGCCAGAAG CCAAGGAGAGCTTCGGGGGCATGCGGCTGCTGCGCCGGGCGGACTTCCACGTGGGCGCCCACGTGAACACGTTCTGGAGGACCCCCTGCCGGGGGGCTGCTGAAGGGCCCAGCAAGAAGTCCGTTGTGTGGGAGAATAAGCACATCACGTGGTTTG CCACACTGGACGGTGGCATCGGCCTCCTGCTGCCCATGCAGGAGAAGACCTACCGGCGGCTGCTGATGCTGCAGAACGCACTGACCACCATGCTGCCCCACCACGCCGGCCTCAACCCGCGTGCCTTCCG GATGCTGCACGTGGACCGGCGCGTCCTACAGAATGCGGTGCGCAACGTCCTGGATGGGGAGCTGCTCAACCGCTACCTGTACCTGAGCACCATGGAGCGCGGGGAGCTGGCCAAGAAGATTGGCACCACACCCGACATC ATCCTGGACGACCTGTTGGAGACGGACCGAGTCACTGCCCACTTCTAG
- the CPSF1 gene encoding cleavage and polyadenylation specificity factor subunit 1 isoform X1, with the protein MYAVYKQAHPPTGLEFSMYCNFFNNSERNLVVAGTSQLYVYRLNRDAEVPTKNDRSAEGKAHREHREKLELVASFSFFGNVMSMASVQLAGAKRDALLLSFKDAKLSVVEYDPGTHDLKTLSLHYFEEPELRDGFVQNVHTPRVRVDPDGRCAAMLIYGTRLVVLPFRRESLAEEHEGLVGEGQRSSFLPSYIIDVRALDEKLLNIVDLQFLHGYYEPTLLILFEPNQTWPGRVAVRQDTCSIVAISLNITQKVHPVIWSLTSLPFDCTQALAVPKPIGGVVVFAVNSLLYLNQSVPPYGVALNSLTTGTTAFPLRTQEGVRITLDCAQAAFISYDKMVISLKGGEIYVLTLITDGMRSVRAFHFDKAAASVLTTSMVTMEPGYLFLGSRLGNSLLLKYTEKLQEPPAGTAREVADKEEPPSKKKRVDATAGWSGGKSVPQDEVDEIEVYGSEAQSGTQLATYSFEVCDSILNIGPCANAAMGEPAFLSEEFQNSPEPDLEIVVCSGYGKNGALSVLQKSIRPQVVTTFELPGCYDMWTVIAPVRKEQEESTKGEGAEQEPSAPEADDDGRRHGFLILSREDSTMILQTGQEIMELDTSGFATQGPTVFAGNIGDNRYIVQVSPLGIRLLEGVNQLHFIPVDLGSPIVQCAVADPYVVIMSAEGHVTMFLLKSDSYGGRHHRLALHKPPLHHQSKVITLCVYRDVSGLFTTESRLGGARDELGGRSGSEAECQGSETSPTVDDEEEMLYGDSGSLFSPSKEEARRSSQPPADRDPTPFRAEPTHWCLLVRENGTMEIYQLPDWRLVFLVKNFPVGQRVLVDSSFGQPTTQGEARKEEATRQGELPLVKEVLLVALGSRQRRPYLLVHVDQELLVYEAFPHDSQLGQGNLKVRFKKVPHSINFREKKPKPSKKKAEGGSAEEGAGARGRVARFRYFEDIYGYSGVFICGPSPHWLLVTGRGALRLHPMGIDGPIDSFAPFHNVNCPRGFLYFNRQGELRISVLPAYLSYDAPWPVRKIPLRCTAHYVAYHVESKVYAVATSTNTPCTRIPRMTGEEKEFETIERDDRYIHPQQEAFSIQLISPVSWEAIPNARIELEEWEHVTCMKTVSLRSEETVSGLKGYVAAGTCLMQGEEVTCRGRILIMDVIEVVPEPGQPLTKNKFKVLYEKEQKGPVTALCHCNGHLVSAIGQKIFLWSLRASELTGMAFIDTQLYIHQMISVKNFILAADVMKSISLLRYQEESKTLSLVSRDAKPLEVYSVDFMVDSAQLGFLVSDRDRNLMVYMYLPEAKESFGGMRLLRRADFHVGAHVNTFWRTPCRGAAEGPSKKSVVWENKHITWFATLDGGIGLLLPMQEKTYRRLLMLQNALTTMLPHHAGLNPRAFRMLHVDRRVLQNAVRNVLDGELLNRYLYLSTMERGELAKKIGTTPDIILDDLLETDRVTAHF; encoded by the exons GTGCCGACCAAGAATGACAGGAGCGCAG AGGGGAAGGCCCACCGGGAGCACCGGGAAAAGCTGGAGCTGGtggcttccttctctttcttcggCAACGTCATGTCCATGGCCAGTGTGCAGCTGGCGGGCGCCAAGAGGGATGCCCTGCTCCTGAGCTTCAAGGATGCCAAG CTGTCGGTAGTGGAGTACGACCCGGGCACCCACGATCTCAAGACCCTGTCTCTGCACTACTTTGAGGAGCCTGAGCTGCGG GACGGCTTTGTGCAGAACGTGCACACGCCGCGGGTGCGCGTGGACCCCGACGGGCGCTGCGCGGCCATGCTCATCTACGGCACGCGGCTGGTGGTCCTTCCCTTCCGCAGGGAGAGCCTGGCTGAGGAGCACGAGGGGCTCGTGGGTGAGGG GCAGAGGTCCAGCTTCCTGCCCAGCTACATCATTGACGTGAGGGCCCTGGACGAGAAGCTTCTCAACATTGTTGACCTGCAGTTCCTGCACGGCTACTACGAGCCCACCCTGCTCATCCTGTTTGAGCCCAACCAGACCTGGCCTGG GCGGGTGGCTGTGCGGCAGGACACGTGCTCCATCGTGGCCATTTCGCTGAACATCACGCAGAAGGTCCACCCTGTCATCTGGTCCCTCACCAGCCTGCCTTTTGACTGCACCCAGGCCCTTGCCGTGCCCAAGCCCATAG GCGGGGTGGTGGTCTTTGCTGTCAACTCGCTGCTGTACCTGAACCAGAGCGTCCCCCCCTACGGCGTGGCCCTCAACAGCCTCACCACCGGCACCACTGCCTTCCCCCTGC GCACCCAGGAGGGCGTGCGGATCACCCTGGACTGTGCCCAGGCAGCCTTCATCTCCTACGACAAGATGGTCATCTCCCTCAAGGGCGGCGAGAT CTACGTGCTGACGCTTATCACGGACGGCATGCGCAGCGTCCGCGCCTTCCACTTCGACAAGGCCGCCGCCAGCGTCCTCACCACTAGT ATGGTCACCATGGAGCCCGGATACCTGTTCCTTGGCTCTCGCCTGGGCAACTCCCTGCTCCTCAAGTACACGGAAAAGCTGCAGGAGCCCCCGGCCGGCACCGCCCGGGAGGTTGCCGACAAG GAGGAGCCGCCCTCCAAGAAGAAGCGCGTGGACGCCACAGCGGGCTGGTCAG GGGGCAAGTCAGTGCCGCAGGACGAGGTGGACGAGATTGAGGTGTACGGCAGCGAGGCCCAGTCAGGCACACAGCTGGCCACTTACTCCTTTGAG GTGTGTGACAGCATCCTCAACATCGGACCCTGTGCCAACGCCGCCATGGGCGAGCCCGCCTTCCTTTCTGAAGAG TTTCAGAACAGTCCCGAGCCAGACCTGGAGATCGTGGTGTGCTCCGGCTACGGGAAGAACGGGGCCCTGTCGGTGCTGCAg AAGAGCATCCGGCCCCAGGTGGTGACAACCTTTGAGCTTCCTGGCTGCTATGACATGTGGACAGTCATCGCCCCTGTGCGGAAGGAGCAG GAGGAGAgcaccaagggggagggggcggagcaggAGCCCAGCGCCCCCGAAGCAGATGACGATGGGCGGAGACACGGGTTCCTTATCCTGAGCCGGGAAGACTCCACCATG ATCCTACAGACGGGGCAGGAGATCATGGAGCTGGACACCAGCGGCTTTGCCACGCAGGGCCCCACAGTCTTTGCTGGCAATATCGGGGACAATCGCTACATCGTGCAAGTGTCGCCACTCGGCATCCGCCTGTTGGAAGGAG TGAACCAGCTGCACTTCATCCCCGTGGACCTGGGCTCCCCCATCGTGCAGTGCGCCGTGGCCGACCCCTACGTGGTCATCATGAGTGCCGAGGGCCACGTCACCATGTTCCTGCTCAAGAGTGACTCGTACGGGGGCCGCCACCACCGCCTGGCGCTGCACAAGCCCCCGCTGCACCAC CAGTCCAAGGTGATTACGCTCTGCGTGTACCGGGACGTCAGCGGCCTGTTCACCACCGAGAGCCGCCTGGGTGGGGCCCGCGACGAGCTGGGCGGCCGCAGCGGCTCAGAGGCCGAGTGCCAGGGCTCAGAGACCAG ccccacggTGGATGACGAGGAGGAGATGCTTTACGGAGACTCGGGCTCCCTCTTCAGCCCCAGCAAGGAGGAGGCCCGCAGGAGCAGCCAGCCCCCCGCTGACCGGGACCCCACCCCCTTCCGGGCTGAGCCCACCCACTGGTGCCTGCTGGTGCGGGAGAACGGAACTATGGAG ATCTACCAGCTCCCCGACTGGCGGCTGGTGTTCCTGGTGAAGAACTTCCCTGTGGGGCAGCGGGTCCTGGTGGACAGCTCCTTTGGTCAGCCCACCACCCAGGGCGAGGCCCGGAAGGAGGAGGCCACGCGCCAGGGCGAGCTGCCCCTCGTCAAGGAGGTGCTGCTGGTGGCGCTGGGGAGCCGCCAGCGCAGGCCCTACTTGCTG GTGCACGTGGACCAGGAGCTGCTCGTGTACGAGGCCTTCCCCCACGACTCACAGCTCGGCCAGGGGAACCTCAAAGTTCGCTTCAAGAAG GTCCCGCACAGCATCAACTTCCGAGAGAAGAAGCCAAAGCCGTCCAAGAAGAAGGCCGAAGGCGGCAGCGCTGAGGAGGGTGCCGGGGCCCGAGGCCGTGTGGCGCGGTTCCGCTACTTTGAGGACATTTACGGCTACTCGGGG GTGTTCATCTGCGGCCCCTCGCCCCACTGGCTCCTGGTGACTGGCCGGGGGGCCCTGCGGCTGCACCCCATGGGCATCGATGGCCCCATCGACTCCTTCGCCCCATTCCACAACGTCAACTGCCCCCGCGGCTTCCTGTACTTCAACAGACAG ggCGAGCTGAGGATCAGTGTCTTGCCTGCCTACCTGTCCTACGATGCCCCGTGGCCTGTCAGGAAGATCCCGCTGCGCTGCACGGCCCACTATGTGGCTTACCATGTGGAGTCCAAG gTGTATGCCGTTGCCACCAGCACCAACACGCCGTGCACCCGCATCCCGCGCATGACGGGCGAGGAGAAGGAGTTTGAGACCATTGAGAGAG ATGACCGTTACATCCACCCTCAGCAGGAGGCCTTCTCCATCCAGCTCATCTCCCCGGTCAGCTGGGAGGCCATCCCCAACGCCAG GATCGAGCTAGAGGAGTGGGAGCACGTGACCTGCATGAAGACGGTGTCGCTGCGCAGTGAGGAAACCGTGTCGGGCCTCAAGGGCTACGTAGCCGCTGGGACCTGCCTCATGCAAGGGGAGGAGGTCACGTGCCGAGGGCGG ATCCTGATCATGGACGTGATCGAGGTGGTGCCCGAGCCCGGCCAGCCCCTGACCAAGAACAAGTTCAAGGTCTTGTACGAGAAGGAGCAGAAGGGGCCCGTGACTGCCCTGTGCCACTGCAACGGCCACCTGGTGTCGGCCATCGGCCAGAAG atcTTCCTGTGGAGCCTGCGGGCCAGCGAGCTGACAGGCATGGCCTTCATCGACACACAGCTCTACATCCACCAGATGATCAGCGTCAAGAACTTCATCCTGGCCGCGGACGTCATGAAGAGCATCTCGCTGCTGCGCTACCAGGAGGAGAGCAAGACGCTGAGCCTCGTGTCCCGG GACGCCAAACCCCTGGAAGTGTACAGCGTGGACTTCATGGTGGACAGTGCACAGCTGGGCTTCCTGG TGTCCGACCGTGACCGCAACCTCATGGTCTACATGTACCTGCCAGAAG CCAAGGAGAGCTTCGGGGGCATGCGGCTGCTGCGCCGGGCGGACTTCCACGTGGGCGCCCACGTGAACACGTTCTGGAGGACCCCCTGCCGGGGGGCTGCTGAAGGGCCCAGCAAGAAGTCCGTTGTGTGGGAGAATAAGCACATCACGTGGTTTG CCACACTGGACGGTGGCATCGGCCTCCTGCTGCCCATGCAGGAGAAGACCTACCGGCGGCTGCTGATGCTGCAGAACGCACTGACCACCATGCTGCCCCACCACGCCGGCCTCAACCCGCGTGCCTTCCG GATGCTGCACGTGGACCGGCGCGTCCTACAGAATGCGGTGCGCAACGTCCTGGATGGGGAGCTGCTCAACCGCTACCTGTACCTGAGCACCATGGAGCGCGGGGAGCTGGCCAAGAAGATTGGCACCACACCCGACATC ATCCTGGACGACCTGTTGGAGACGGACCGAGTCACTGCCCACTTCTAG